The genomic region CGTACGGCGCGGCTGCCACATGGGAGCATCGCGCACGCCGCGCAGAAGTCGCAGCCCGTAGAGGTAGAGCACCGGAATCAGCAGCGTGACGGGGTGAACCCACCCGATAGCGAGCTGCGGTGTCGCATAGGCGATGACGGGCAGTGACAGCAGTGCCATGAGCAGCACCGCCTGCAGCATGTTGTCGAGCGAGGCCGCCGCGTGCTCGAGATTCGCGCGACGGTAGACGAGGTCGGCGATCGCGAGCCACACCGTCTGGATCGCGACCCCGCCGATCGGGTTGGCGAGGGCGAACTCCGCGTCGCCTTCCAACGCGCCGGTGATGGTGGTGAGGATGCCCGGCAGCGAGGTCACCGCTCCCAGGAGCAGAGCTCCGGCCAGTGCTTCGCCCAGCCCCGTGCGGTCGGCGAGGGCGTCGGCGGTGCGGGCGAGGCGGGTGCCGAAGATCACCAGCACGGCGATCGATGCGGCGAGCCCCAGCAGGCTCGGAACGAGGGGCCAGGTGGCATCCATCGATCTAGCCTGTCACGAGCCTCGCCTTCAGCGCAGGCCACGAGTTCGAGAATCCGGGGTGCAGGGGCAGAGCATCCACTTCGTCGATCGGCACCCAGCGCAGCGCGACGCTTTCGGCATCGGCAACGATCGGGGCGAACAGCCGCTCGACCTTCACGGCGACGGTCGTGTACGACCAGAAGCCCAGATCGAGCTCGCTCTCGAACAGCGGCGTGACGTCGTCAGCGGGCACGCCAGCCTCTTCGTAGGCCTCACGCAGGGCGGCATCGTGCGCCGACTCGTGCTGCTTGCGGGCACCGCCGGGCAGCCCCCACGTGCCGCCGTGGTGCGACCAGACGGCGCGATGCTGCAGCAGGATGCCCGCCTCGGGGTGCCACGCCAGCAGGCCCGCCGCGCCGAAGCGGCCCCAGTAGCGCTGCCCGTTCGGGCCCTCGACCCACGCGTCGCCCGGGTCGCGCGCGGCGCCGGTAGGCAGCGGCGGCGGGGTGCTCGAGAGCGGATCGTGCGTCATGGTGAGTTCAGGCTAAGCGAGGATGATGGGAGCATGCCCGCAGCGCCCGACCGACCCGCGCTTGACCCGTACGCTCCCCCGCTGCCGGGCCGCGCGGTGATTCGCCAGCGCTGGAGCGACTTCGTGTTTCTGCACTGGCGCGTCGCCCCCGAGGTCGTCGCACCGTTCCTGCCGGCCGGCACTCGCCCCGACGTCTTCGACGGCAGCGCGTGGGTCGGGCTCATTCCGTTCGTGTTGAGCGACCACGCCTTTCTGCCGCTGCCACCCGTGCCAGGCCTCGGCACGTTCATCGAGATCAACGTGCGCACGTACTCGATCGACGAGGCCGGGCGCCGCGGCGTGGTCTTTCGCTCTCTCGACGCGGAACAACTGCCGTCGGTGCTCGCGGCCCGCGCACTCTTCGGGCTTCCGTATGAGTGGATGCACGCCGGCAAGCGAATCTCCGACGACACTGTCGAGTACCGCTCGCGCCGCCGCACGGGCTCTCGTCCGACCACGCGCATCCACGCCAGGGTCGGCACCGAGCCCGTCGATTCCAAGATCAGCCGCTTTCTCACCGCCCGCTGGGGGTTTCACGAACGGCACCTCGGGCGCACGATCTACGCGCGCAACACGCACGAGCCGTGGAGTCTTGTCGGCGCCGAGCTGCAGCACCTCGACGACCAGCTGCTCGCGGCCGCCGGATTTCCCGACCTCGCTGCGCGCGCACCCGACTCAGTACTGGCGACGCCGGCCGGGCATCCCGGAGTGATGACCGAGTTTGCGGCGGCGCGACGGGTCTAGCGCTGGCGCTTCTCTCGCACTCGCATGTTCACCTGAATCGGGGTGCCCTCAAAGCCCCAGACCTCGCGCAGTCGCCGCGTGATGAAGCGGCGGTACTGGGGGTCGAGGAACCCGGTCGTGAAGAGCACGAACGTCGGCGGACGCGTCGAGGCCTGCGTCGCGAACAGAATGCGCGGCTGCTTGCCGCTGCGCACCGGGTGCGGATGCGCGGCCGTCAGCTCGGCGACGAACGCGTTGAGCTTGCCGGTCGCGATGCGGGTATCCCACGACTCGAGCGCGACCTCGAGGGCCGGCACGAGCTTCTCGAGGTGACGACCCGTGCGCGCCGAGATGTTGACCCGCGGCGCCCACGCCACGTGGTGCAGGTCTTGCTCGATCTCGCGCTCGAGGTAGCGGCGGCGCTCGTCATCGAGCAGATCCCACTTATTGAACGCCAAGACCAGCGCTCGACCCGACTCGAGCACCAGATCAATGATGCGCACATCCTGCTCGCTGAGCGGCTCGGTCACGTCGATGAGCACGACCGCGACCTCCGCCTTCTCGAGAGCGGCCGCCGTGCGCAGCGAGGCGTAGAAGTCGGCGCCCTGCTGCAGGTGCACGCGGCGACGAATACCGGCCGTGTCGACGAAGCGCCACACCTTGCCGCCAAGCTCGATCTGCTCGTCGATGGGGTCGCGCGTGGTGCCGGCGAGCTCGTTGACGACAACGCGCTCTTCGCGCGCCGCCTTGTTGAGCAGGCTCGACTTGCCGACGTTCGGGCGGCCGAGCAAGGCCACACGGCGCGGGCCGCCGAACTCCTGCTTCGCCACGGCCGAGACCTCGGGCAGCACGGTGAGCACGTGGTCGAGCAGGTCGGCGACGCCGCGGCCGTGCAGGGCCGACACGGGCCACGGTTGACCTAGCCCGAGCGCCCACAGTGATGCGGCCTCGGCCTCTTGCCGCGCGTCGTCGACCTTGTTGCCAGCGACGATGACCGGCTTGTTCGAGCGCCGCAGCATCGACACGACGAACTCGTCGGTCGCCGTGACACCCGTGATGGCGTCGACGACGAACAGCACGGCGTCGGCAAGCTCGACCGCGACCTCGGCCTGTGCGGCGACTGAGGCGTTGATGCCCTTCGCGTCGGGCTCCCAGCCGCCGGTGTCGACGAGGGTGAAGCGGCGGGTGTTCCACTCGGCCTTGTAGGTCACGCGGTCGCGGGTCACACCCGGAGTGTCTTCGACGACAGCCTCACGACGGCCGATGATGCGGTTGACGAGCGCGCTCTTGCCGACGTTGGGGCGGCCGACGATCGCGAGCACCGGCAGGGCCGGCATCGTGATGATGCCGTCGACGCCGAGCTCGGCGCCTTCGAGCAGCTCAAGGTCGTCGTCGTCGAGGTCGTAGTCGACGAGGCCGGCGCGCAGAGCATCCGCCCGCTTCGATGCCAGGTCGTCGTCGAGCTCGGCGAGTCGCGCGGCGACGGCCTCGGCCGCCTCGGCGCCTTCGAACTCGGGCTCGACGAACTCGGCGTCGCCAGTGGTCTCAGGGTGAACAGGGTTCTCAGTCATGGGATCCTCCCATTTGTTCCACCGCCCGCAGACGGCGTGTGTTTCGCACGAGAACCCGGTCAGGCCCCCGCACGCACGATGGTGATGAGCGCATCCACCGTCTGCTCGAAGTCGAGGTCGGTGGAATCGAGAGTGGTGACTCCCTCAGCGGCGTTCATGAAGTCGACCACGCGAGAGTCTTGGGCATCCCGCGAGGCCAGCTGCTGCGCGGTCGCCTCGGTCGACACGGCGCTCAGCTCGGCCGACCTTCTCGCTATTCTAGCCTCTGGCGAGGCCGTCAGCAGTACACGCACGGCAGCCTCGGGCGCGACGACCGTCGTGATGTCGCGGCCCTCGATGATGACGCCCGCCGACGGATGCTCTGCCGCCAGCTCGCGGAACATCGCCGTCAGCGCGCTCCGCACCTCCGGCACCCGCGCGACCGCGCTCACGGCAGCGCTCACTCGGGGCTCACGAATGTCGGTCGTGATGTCTTCGCCTCCGACGCGCACGAAGTAGCGGTCGGGGTTCAGGCCCGTCGCGTAGTCGAAGTCGGCGACCTGCGCGGCGACGGCCACCGAGTCGTCGAGGTCGACGCCTTCGTCGAGGCAGTGCCAGGCGAGCGCCCGATAGGCCGCCCCCGTGTCGAGGTAGCCGAAGTCGAGGCGTCGGGCGGCCTCGCGGCTCACGCTCGACTTGCCGCTGCCGGCGGGGCCGTCGACGGCCACGATGATGTCGCTCATGAGGTGGTTCTCCTTCTAGCTCGCGCCGGCGATGCGCCAGCCGCGTGATTGCAGTGCCTCGATGAGCGAGGCTTCAGCTTCGGGCACGACCGACACCTCGGCAAAGCCGATGGGCGCGCCCGGCGAGTGCTCGAGCCGCAGGTCTTCCATGTTGACGCCGAGCTCGCCGATCTCGGTGAGCAGCCGCGCCAACTGGCCCGGAGCGTCGTCAATCATGACGACGAGCTGCGCGAACCGGCGGTCGTCGCCGTGCTTACCCGGAATGCGCGCAACCCCCGCGTTGCCCGCGCCGATGAGGTCGGCGATGGCGCGACGCGCGCCCAGTGCTTCGGGGTCGGCGAGGGCGGCGAGCATCGCATCGAGATCGTCACGCATCGCGCTCAGGATGCTCGCGACCGGCGCGGCGTTCGCACTGAGAATCTGCACCCACAGCCCGGGGTCGCTCGACGCGATGCGGGTGAGGTCGCGCACGCCCTGCCCGGCGAGACCGATGGCCTTGTTCGAGCCGTCGGTGAGCCGCGCCGCCATGGCGCTCGCGACCAGCTGCGGAACATGGCTGATGAGCGCGACCGAGCGATCGTGCTCGTCGACGGTCATCTCGATCGGCACGCCGCCGACATCGAGAATCAGATCTTCGATCGCGCCAGCACGGCGGTAGTTGATGGCGTCGTGGCCCGCGAGCACCCAGGGGCGTCCGACGAAGAGATCGGCGCGCGCCGAGATGGGCCCGCCGCGCTCGCGCCCGGCCATGGGGTGCGTGCCGAGGTAGCGGCTCACGTCGGCGCCGAGTTCGTGCAGCTCGGCGAGCACGCTGCCTTTGACGCTCGCGACGTCGGTGACGAGGGCATCCGGATGCTCTCCGAGCGCCCGCACGACCGACTCCGCCGTGACGTCCGGTGGTACCGCGACCACGATCAGCCCGGGTTCATCGCCGGGCTTCAGCGGGCGACCCGCGCCGTAGTCGACGGCGAGGCGCACGGCAGTCGGCGAGACATCGGCGAGCGTGGCCTCGGCACCCTTCTCGGCGAGGGCGAGGCCGATACTCGTGCCGAGGAGCCCGGCGCCGATGATGTGCACGTGCTCGGTGAGGCGGCGGTCGCTCATGCGCGGGGCTTCCGGGGCGGGGCGGCAGACCGGACAGTGGGCGCAGGCCCATCAGTGTCGGGTGCTTCGCTGTGCTGCCGGGCGATCGTGAGCAGAGCGCCGCGTTCGGCATCCGTCAGTTCACGGGTCTGGCCGAGCGCGAGGCCGCCCAGATGCAGCGGACCGAACTGTCGGCGCACGAGCTCGACGACCGGGTGACCCACCTCGGCGAGCATGCGGCGCACGATTCGGTTGCGGCCCGAGTGCAGGGTCAGCTCGACCATCGAGTGGCCCTGGCTCGGCGCGCCGAGCAGCCGCGCCGCATCGGCGTTGATGGGGCCGTCGTCGAGCTCGATGCCCTCTTTCAGCTTGCGCAGCGTCTGCTGGTTCACCGAGCCGCGCACCTTCGCGATGTAGGTCTTCTCGACCCCGTAGCGCGGGTGCGAGAGCACGTTCGCGAGCGGGCCGTCGTTGGTGAGCAGCAGCAGTCCGCTCGTCTCGGCGTCGAGGCGGCCGACGTTGAACAGGCGCTCGTCGAACTGCGCGGCGACGGTGCTGAGGTCGGGCTTGCCGCCCTCGTCGGCCATCGAGCTGACGACTCCGGTCGGCTTGTTGAACATGATGTAGCGCTTCGTCGGGTCGAGCTGAATCGCGACGCCGTCGACGGCCACGAGATCGCTTTCGGGCTCGACGCGACTGCCCAGCTCGCTGACGACTTCGCCGTTGACGGTCACGCGCCCGGCGGCGATCAACTGCTCGCTGACGCGCCGGCTCGCGACGCCCGCTGCCGCGAGCACCTTCTGCAGCCGCTCGCTCGTCGGCGAGTCGCCCGCGCGCATGTATTTTGAAGACTCAGCGCTGGCGGGGTCAGACCAGTCGATGACCACGTCGGGCACGAGGTCATGATCTTTGCGCCTATCTGATCTACCGCTACCGGACATCGTCGAACCCTTCGCTGCCGTCGTCGAGCAGCGGCGAGATCTTCGGCAGCTCGTCGAGCGTGTTGATGCCGAGCTGCACGAGCAGCAGGTCGGTCGTCTCGTAGTGGATCGCTCCGGTCTCGCTGTCGGTGAACGCTTCAGTGATGAGTCCGCGGCCGAGCAACGTGCGCACGACCGAGTCGACGTTGACGGCGCGAATCGACGCGATCGCTCCCCTGCTGATCGGCTGCTTGTACGCGATGACGGCGAGCGTCTCGAGCGCCGCCTGCGAGAGCTTTGACGGATTCTGCGTGTGCACGAAGTCGCGCACCACCTCGTCGAGGTCGCTGCGCACGTAGATTCGCCAGCCTCCGCCGACCTCGCGCAGCTCGAAGCCGCGCTGGGGTCCACCGTTCTCACCGTCGAAGTCGGCGACGAGCTCGGCGATCGCTGCCCGCACCTCTTTGACGGGACGCCCGACGGCGCTCGCGAGCCCGACGACACTCTGGGGCTCGTCAACGACCATGAAGATCGCTTCGAGCGCGCGCGTCACCTCGACGTGGTCGGGGATGCCCCGCGCCTCTCTATCAGCAGTCACTGCGCTTACGGCCGCCGACTCTTCGGTCGGCGTGCTACTGGCCATAGTCGGCTCCCAGGTTCACGAGGTTCTCGTCGTTCCAATTCTCGGCGGTCCAGCGCACGGTGAGCTCGCCGAGCGGCTCGAGCTGCTCGAAGCCCACGGCCGCGTTGCGATACAGCTCGAGCAGCGCGAGAAAGCGCGCGACGATGACGCCCTTGATCTCGGCTCCGGCGATGAGCTGGCGAAAGGTGAGCGGTTCGCCCTGCCGCAGCAGGGCGACGACGTGCGCGGCCTGTTCGCGGATCGAGACGAGCGGAGCGTGCAAGTGATCGAGGCCGACTGTCGGAATCTCGCGCGGCGTGAGAGCGAGCAGCGCCAGAGCCGCGAAGTCGTCGAGGCTCAGCGTCCACTTCAGTTCAGGTGTCGTCTCGCGGAACTGATCTTCGAGCCGCACCGAGCGCACGTGCCGCCGCCCCTCGGCCTCAATGCCGCTCGCGAACCAGGCCGAGACCTCTTTGAACGCCCGGTACTGCAGCAGTCGAGCGAACAGTAGGTCGCGCGCTTCGAGCAGTGCGACGTCTTCGGCATCGACGAGCTCGCCCTGCGGCAGCAGACTCGCGATCTTGAGATCGAGCAGCGTCACAGCGACGACGAGAAACTCACTCGCCTGATCGAGGCCGTCGCTGTCGTACCCGTCACCCGTGTCGAGAGCGCGCAGGTAGGAGAGGAACTCGTCGGTGACGGCGCTCAAGCTCACTTCGGTGATGTCGAGCTCACGCTTGGTGATGAGGCTGAGCAGCAGGTCGAACGGGCCGTCGAAGTCGTCGAGGGTGACGCGGAACCCTGCGGGAGCATCCGTCGGCACGTCGCTCGGCACGCTCGCGGGCGACAGCGTCGACGTCACGCCCGCTGCCCCACCCGCCGACCGCTCAGGCGACCTGGCCACGGGCGATCAGTTCTCGGGCGAGCTGGCGATAGGCGGCGGCCGCGGGGTGGTCGGGCGCAAACGTCGTGATGGGTGCGCCCGCGACCGTCGCGTCGGGAAACTTCACGGTGCGGCCGATGACCGTCTCGAGCACCTGCTCGCCAAAGGTCTCGACGACGCGCTCGAGCACCTCGCGCGAGTGCAGCGTGCGCGCGTCGTACATCGTGGCGAGAATGCCGTCGAGCTGAATGGCCGGGTTCAGGCGGTCGCGCACCTTGTCGATCGTCTCGACGAGCAGGGCGACTCCGCGCAGGGCGAAGTACTCGCACTCGAGCGGAATGAGCACGCCGTGCGCCGCCGTGAGCGCGTTGACCGTGAGCAGGCCGAGGCTCGGCTGGCAGTCAATGAGAATGACGTCGTAGTCGGGCACGACCGGCGCAAGCACGCGGGCCAGAATCTGCTCACGCGCGACCTCGTTGACGAGGTGCACCTCAGCCGCGCTCAGGTCGATGTTGGCGGGAATGAGGTGCAGGTTCTTCGTCGCCGTCTGCTGCACCGCGCGGCGCGCATCTTTCTCGCGGCCGAGCAGCAGATCGTAGATCGTGATGACGTCGTGGCTCGGCATGCCGAGACCCGCCGACAGCGCGCCCTGCGGGTCGAAGTCGATGACCAGCACCTTGCGGCCGTACTCGGCGAGCGCCGCACCCAGACTGATGGTGGTCGTCGTCTTGCCGACGCCGCCCTTCTGGTTGCACAGGGCGATGATGCGGGCCGGGCCGTGGCCTTTCAGCGGGGCCGGTTCGGGAAAGTCGCGCAAGGGGCGACCGGTCGGGCCGGGCATGAGCGCGTCGAAACCCGCGAGCTCTGCTCCGTCACCCCGATCGCCTGCCATAGCGCCTCAGTCTAGTGACCGTCGTGGCCTGCGCCGGGGCGCCTCGCGGGGCCCGGTGATGACTGCTGCCGTGGTTGACTGCTGACATGCGCGACCCCCTGTCGATGGCCGACGAGCGGCAGCTCGCCGAGTGGGCGTTCGGCCGCGCTCGCGATGCCGCAGATCGCGAGCGGGCCGAGGCCGCCCTGCGCGAACTCGCCCGACGGGCCGAGCCGGATCGCGCCGAGGGTCACGACGCCTCCCCCGAGCCCGACTCTGCCCCCCGCCACCGGGTGCTGCGCCTGGTGGTCGCCGTTGCCGGAGTCATGACGCTTGCCGCCATCGGCGTGATTTCCCTCGTGCTCTCGACCTCGAGCCCCGATGATTCACTCTCGATCTTCGCCCGCGATCCGAGCCCGCTGGAGCTCGACATGAGTGAGTTGGTGAGGCAGGGCGGACTCGGCGACGACGCGGAGGCGCGGATTCTCACGGACGGCGAGTTCGGCACCGTGATTGCCGTGCGGTACAGCGCCCTCTCGTCGCACTCTTCGGGCACGGTGTGCGTGGCCATCGTCGAGTTCGCGGCCGTGAGCGACGCATCGTGCAAGCCGGTGCACCAGTTCACGCTCAGCGGACTCACCGCGACTCTAGACGGCGTCACTGGGCTGATCTCCGTCGACTGGGGTCCGCAAGGCGACGCGCAGATCAGGGGGCCGGGCGACTTCGACGTGGGGCCTTCCGGCGGCTGATCGACGCGCTCGTGGTTGACTGCCCTGGTGAGTGACGATCTCTCGGCAGTCGACGACGCGCAACTCGAGCGCTGGGCGTATGGTCGCGCGGGTGGAGACGACAACCGCGCGCAGGCCGCCCAGCTCGAACTCGCGCGACGCGCGGAGGCCACCCGCGCCGCGCAGGCCGAGGCTGAGCGCATCGAGGCTGAACGTGCGGAGGCTGCCCGACGCGCGGCAGAGCTGTCGGGCGACGACAAGACAGCGTCCGCGCATCCGCCCCTCACCGACAACGAACGTCGACACCGCAGACGGATGCTCGCCACCGGCTGGGCCGGAGTCGCCGCCGCCGCGCTC from Microcella sp. harbors:
- the scpB gene encoding SMC-Scp complex subunit ScpB, translating into MASSTPTEESAAVSAVTADREARGIPDHVEVTRALEAIFMVVDEPQSVVGLASAVGRPVKEVRAAIAELVADFDGENGGPQRGFELREVGGGWRIYVRSDLDEVVRDFVHTQNPSKLSQAALETLAVIAYKQPISRGAIASIRAVNVDSVVRTLLGRGLITEAFTDSETGAIHYETTDLLLVQLGINTLDELPKISPLLDDGSEGFDDVR
- the der gene encoding ribosome biogenesis GTPase Der; amino-acid sequence: MTENPVHPETTGDAEFVEPEFEGAEAAEAVAARLAELDDDLASKRADALRAGLVDYDLDDDDLELLEGAELGVDGIITMPALPVLAIVGRPNVGKSALVNRIIGRREAVVEDTPGVTRDRVTYKAEWNTRRFTLVDTGGWEPDAKGINASVAAQAEVAVELADAVLFVVDAITGVTATDEFVVSMLRRSNKPVIVAGNKVDDARQEAEAASLWALGLGQPWPVSALHGRGVADLLDHVLTVLPEVSAVAKQEFGGPRRVALLGRPNVGKSSLLNKAAREERVVVNELAGTTRDPIDEQIELGGKVWRFVDTAGIRRRVHLQQGADFYASLRTAAALEKAEVAVVLIDVTEPLSEQDVRIIDLVLESGRALVLAFNKWDLLDDERRRYLEREIEQDLHHVAWAPRVNISARTGRHLEKLVPALEVALESWDTRIATGKLNAFVAELTAAHPHPVRSGKQPRILFATQASTRPPTFVLFTTGFLDPQYRRFITRRLREVWGFEGTPIQVNMRVREKRQR
- a CDS encoding NUDIX domain-containing protein, giving the protein MTHDPLSSTPPPLPTGAARDPGDAWVEGPNGQRYWGRFGAAGLLAWHPEAGILLQHRAVWSHHGGTWGLPGGARKQHESAHDAALREAYEEAGVPADDVTPLFESELDLGFWSYTTVAVKVERLFAPIVADAESVALRWVPIDEVDALPLHPGFSNSWPALKARLVTG
- a CDS encoding pseudouridine synthase translates to MRAGDSPTSERLQKVLAAAGVASRRVSEQLIAAGRVTVNGEVVSELGSRVEPESDLVAVDGVAIQLDPTKRYIMFNKPTGVVSSMADEGGKPDLSTVAAQFDERLFNVGRLDAETSGLLLLTNDGPLANVLSHPRYGVEKTYIAKVRGSVNQQTLRKLKEGIELDDGPINADAARLLGAPSQGHSMVELTLHSGRNRIVRRMLAEVGHPVVELVRRQFGPLHLGGLALGQTRELTDAERGALLTIARQHSEAPDTDGPAPTVRSAAPPRKPRA
- a CDS encoding YqjF family protein; the encoded protein is MPAAPDRPALDPYAPPLPGRAVIRQRWSDFVFLHWRVAPEVVAPFLPAGTRPDVFDGSAWVGLIPFVLSDHAFLPLPPVPGLGTFIEINVRTYSIDEAGRRGVVFRSLDAEQLPSVLAARALFGLPYEWMHAGKRISDDTVEYRSRRRTGSRPTTRIHARVGTEPVDSKISRFLTARWGFHERHLGRTIYARNTHEPWSLVGAELQHLDDQLLAAAGFPDLAARAPDSVLATPAGHPGVMTEFAAARRV
- a CDS encoding segregation and condensation protein A; protein product: MTSTLSPASVPSDVPTDAPAGFRVTLDDFDGPFDLLLSLITKRELDITEVSLSAVTDEFLSYLRALDTGDGYDSDGLDQASEFLVVAVTLLDLKIASLLPQGELVDAEDVALLEARDLLFARLLQYRAFKEVSAWFASGIEAEGRRHVRSVRLEDQFRETTPELKWTLSLDDFAALALLALTPREIPTVGLDHLHAPLVSIREQAAHVVALLRQGEPLTFRQLIAGAEIKGVIVARFLALLELYRNAAVGFEQLEPLGELTVRWTAENWNDENLVNLGADYGQ
- a CDS encoding ParA family protein; amino-acid sequence: MAGDRGDGAELAGFDALMPGPTGRPLRDFPEPAPLKGHGPARIIALCNQKGGVGKTTTTISLGAALAEYGRKVLVIDFDPQGALSAGLGMPSHDVITIYDLLLGREKDARRAVQQTATKNLHLIPANIDLSAAEVHLVNEVAREQILARVLAPVVPDYDVILIDCQPSLGLLTVNALTAAHGVLIPLECEYFALRGVALLVETIDKVRDRLNPAIQLDGILATMYDARTLHSREVLERVVETFGEQVLETVIGRTVKFPDATVAGAPITTFAPDHPAAAAYRQLARELIARGQVA
- a CDS encoding sodium:calcium antiporter — its product is MDATWPLVPSLLGLAASIAVLVIFGTRLARTADALADRTGLGEALAGALLLGAVTSLPGILTTITGALEGDAEFALANPIGGVAIQTVWLAIADLVYRRANLEHAAASLDNMLQAVLLMALLSLPVIAYATPQLAIGWVHPVTLLIPVLYLYGLRLLRGVRDAPMWQPRRTRETRTDDGEDTSTESTLRLWTTLAVLAIIVGVTGWVIGQSGLGLIAATGWPSAVTGFTITTAISSLPELITLLAAIRIGALTLGVGGIIGGNVFDTLMIAVADAFTLEGTLYSQVGPASLVLLGGTLFITAVLAAGLLVRETRGIGFEGFALPVTYLATVAGAVLVS
- the cmk gene encoding (d)CMP kinase; translated protein: MSDIIVAVDGPAGSGKSSVSREAARRLDFGYLDTGAAYRALAWHCLDEGVDLDDSVAVAAQVADFDYATGLNPDRYFVRVGGEDITTDIREPRVSAAVSAVARVPEVRSALTAMFRELAAEHPSAGVIIEGRDITTVVAPEAAVRVLLTASPEARIARRSAELSAVSTEATAQQLASRDAQDSRVVDFMNAAEGVTTLDSTDLDFEQTVDALITIVRAGA
- a CDS encoding prephenate dehydrogenase produces the protein MSDRRLTEHVHIIGAGLLGTSIGLALAEKGAEATLADVSPTAVRLAVDYGAGRPLKPGDEPGLIVVAVPPDVTAESVVRALGEHPDALVTDVASVKGSVLAELHELGADVSRYLGTHPMAGRERGGPISARADLFVGRPWVLAGHDAINYRRAGAIEDLILDVGGVPIEMTVDEHDRSVALISHVPQLVASAMAARLTDGSNKAIGLAGQGVRDLTRIASSDPGLWVQILSANAAPVASILSAMRDDLDAMLAALADPEALGARRAIADLIGAGNAGVARIPGKHGDDRRFAQLVVMIDDAPGQLARLLTEIGELGVNMEDLRLEHSPGAPIGFAEVSVVPEAEASLIEALQSRGWRIAGAS